Proteins from a single region of Chanodichthys erythropterus isolate Z2021 chromosome 13, ASM2448905v1, whole genome shotgun sequence:
- the ccl19a.1 gene encoding C-C motif chemokine 19a.1, translated as MASAVIPALSVILCALALILYSSPAEAQADLAMDCCLTVSHKVIPKQVLLSYRKQIKGDGCALDAVIFVTRKFRHLCAPPVTEELWVKENIKFLDTRLKKCKETNFHEKRCHALKN; from the exons ATGGCTTCAGCCGTCATACCTGCGCTGAGTGTGATTCTCTGTGCACTGGCACTCATTCTCTACAGCAGTCCTGCAG AGGCTCAAGCAGACTTAGCAATGGACTGTTGCCTGACTGTTAGCCACAAAGTCATCCCTAAACAAGTCCTCCTCTCTTACCGGAAGCAGATCAAAGGTGACGGCTGCGCCCTTGATGCTGTTAT ATTCGTGACCAGGAAATTTCGGCACCTTTGTGCCCCACCTGTCACTGAAGAGCTGTGGGTTAAAGAGAATATCAAGTTTCTGGACACTAGGCTCAAGAAGTGCAAAGAAACCAATTTCCAT GAGAAACGCTGTCATGCCCTGAAGAATTAG
- the tctn2 gene encoding tectonic-2 isoform X2 produces the protein MTRFSDSHVVFNFLCIIFMLLNDGTICNVVFQPAFLLASGPRISSFLVGNVSGISFSLSAVSSSNATGSIPSSSCMPVYQTQWNLSYELIGKNAFLVRLSLNRSLQLCGNETSVPDCCLDPLCLQETLLVSACADETLKASLIIQTQIYAQIFPNKPPSENKTAIPNQVFQPLGSCPCDISLGECDIRCCCDQDCTQEVLQLFATQCLPGPFGGSFSPVPEYQCYTQSSENDPDWFPFLCVTSPSDNNPFLGLFYNGQTVSPKPSPSFQAPLMTAAVPPINYRQGDPVFTKDDKYFTIPQNSGLGQCADNAPVAFLENFESQCVRRLQSCPSPSDDLRVDVKDGWGGVVTVSVVDEVADDLRLFLSNSLEPISEPQQCDNVIVALRYTLYWRENGLTAITVKRTTANITLPVSLTRRYSAVFVNGNETSQPNSGNPGYLVKRPVIGGILDSATDVIQRAQINLWQPGGDGLCSSAELRPALFGINSTSGCMIPVSLLNMTQCSQRNGACCPSWISDCYTRLHNGKTKLFQPSGLGQHYYITTELQSASRGQHWRVFCCSDPPPHPREERHHGQGAGCAPDGYTSSGD, from the exons ATGACACGATTTTCAGACTCTCACGTCGTATTTAATTTtctgtgtataatttttatgcTCTTAAATGACGGAACTATCTGTAATGTTG TGTTTCAGCCTGCGTTTCTTCTGGCATCTGGTCCAAGAATATCATCATTTCTGGTTGGAAACGTGTCtggcatttccttcagcctcaGTGCTGTTTCATCCTCAAATGCAACAG GTAGCATTCCATCTTCATCTTGTATGCCGGTTTATCAAACGCAGTGGAATCTTTCATATGAATTAATTGGGAAG AATGCCTTCCTGGTGCGACTGAGTCTCAACCGCAGTCTTCAGCTGTGTGGGAATGAAACATCTGTCCCAGACTGCTGCCTGGATCCACTCTGCCTCCAGGAGACTCTACTTGTGTCTGCATGTGCTGATGAAACCCTCAAAGCCTCACTCATTATACAGACCCAGATTTATGCCCAGATCTTCCCCAACAAACCCCCTTCGG AAAATAAAACAGCCATTCCCAACCAAGTGTTTCAGCCTCTCGGCAGCTGCCCATGTGATATTTCCCTTGGAGAGTGTGACATACGCTGCTGTTGTGACCAG GACTGCACTCAAGAAGTACTGCAGTTATTTGCGACTCAGTGTCTTCCTGGACCTTTCGGGGGAAGTTTCAGTCCTGTTCCAGAGTATCAGTGCTACACTCAGTCCTCTGAAAATGACCCTGATTGGTTCCCCTTTCTCTGTGTCACCTCTCCATCAGACAACAACCCCTTTCTGGGACTTTTCTACAATGGTCAGACAGT ctCCCCAAAGCCCAGTCCATCATTCCAAGCCCCGCTTATGACAGCTGCTGTACCTCCCATTAACTACCGCCAGGGGGATCCAGTATTCACTAAGGATGACAAATACTTCACCATCCCACAG AACTCTGGACTGGGCCAGTGTGCAGACAACGCTCCAGTAGCATTTTTGGAAAACTTTGAGTCTCAGTGTGTGAGGAGGCTGCAGTCCTGTCCATCACCATCTGATGACCTGAGGGTGGATGTTAAAGATGGATGGGGAG GTGTGGTCACAGTCAGCGTTGTGGATGAAGTAGCCGATGACCTTAGATTATTTCTGTCAAATTCTCTTGAGCCCATATCTG AGCCACAACAGTGTGATAATGTCATTGTGGCCTTGCGTTACACTCTTTACTGGAGAGAGAATGGCCTCACTGCCATTACTGTGAAACGAACCACAGCAAACATCACTCTACCTG TATCTTTGACCAGAAGATATTCTGCAGTGTTTGTCAACGGAAATGAAACCTCTCAACCAAACTCTGGCAATCCAG GTTACCTGGTGAAGAGGCCAGTGATTGGTGGCATTTTGGACTCTGCTACAGATGTTATACAGAGGGCCCAGATCAATCTCTGGCAGCCAG GTGGAGATGGACTGTGCTCTTCTGCTGAACTGAGACCAGCTCTGTTTGGGATCAACTCCACATCAGGCTGTATGATTCCTGTGAGTTTGCTGAATATGACACAGTGCAGCCAG AGAAACGGTGCGTGCTGTCCTAGCTGGATTAGTGACTGCTACACTCGTCTCCACAATGGGAAAACCAAACTTTTCCAACCTAGTGGATTGGGTCAACATTACTA